The following proteins are co-located in the Pedobacter sp. FW305-3-2-15-E-R2A2 genome:
- a CDS encoding MFS transporter, giving the protein MEKKIAVSKPRLSSLQIFNLSAGFFGIQFGFALQNGNASRILQTYGADVEHLSLFWLAAPLTGMIVQPIIGYYSDRTWNRFGRRRPYFLIGAVLTALALILMPNSAVMASLLPPIIIGAGMLMIMDASINVAMEPFRALVGDKLPEEQRSFGFSVQTFLIGAGAIAGSWLPYILSEYLGVSKVAAQGHIPNNVIYSFYVGAAVLVFTILWTVITTKEYPPEEMERYHGESSEGENKGIMSIFTDFSKMPLTMKQLGLVQFFSWFALFSMWVFTTPAIAQHIYKVAPGDTSSVKFADAGNWVGILFGIYNGVSAIYALLLPSIAKITSKKIAHAFSLTAGGIGLLSIYFISNPQYLIFSMIGIGLAWGSILSMPYAILSSSIPARKMGVYMGIFNFFITMPQIVNGFFGGMIVEKFYDGKAIYAIVMAGVFMLLGAISVLYIRNKKEL; this is encoded by the coding sequence ATGGAAAAGAAAATTGCTGTAAGTAAACCAAGACTATCATCGTTACAAATATTTAACCTGAGCGCGGGATTCTTCGGGATTCAGTTTGGATTTGCCTTACAGAATGGAAATGCCTCCAGGATCCTGCAAACCTACGGAGCGGATGTAGAACATCTTTCTCTGTTTTGGCTGGCAGCACCGCTCACAGGGATGATCGTTCAACCGATTATTGGTTATTACAGTGACCGGACCTGGAACAGGTTCGGAAGGAGAAGACCTTACTTTCTGATCGGCGCGGTATTAACGGCCCTTGCTTTAATCCTCATGCCCAATTCGGCCGTGATGGCTAGTCTTTTACCGCCAATCATCATTGGTGCAGGAATGCTGATGATCATGGATGCTTCTATTAACGTGGCAATGGAACCTTTTCGCGCACTGGTGGGAGATAAGCTTCCCGAGGAGCAAAGGAGTTTTGGCTTTTCCGTGCAGACCTTTCTGATTGGTGCCGGAGCGATTGCCGGTTCCTGGCTGCCTTATATTCTTTCTGAGTATTTAGGTGTATCGAAGGTGGCCGCGCAAGGACACATCCCGAACAATGTGATCTATTCCTTTTATGTAGGTGCTGCGGTATTGGTGTTCACCATCTTGTGGACCGTCATCACGACAAAAGAATATCCGCCGGAAGAGATGGAACGCTACCATGGTGAGTCTTCTGAAGGGGAAAATAAAGGGATCATGTCTATTTTTACAGATTTCTCCAAAATGCCGCTAACGATGAAACAATTGGGACTGGTACAGTTTTTCTCCTGGTTCGCCTTATTCTCAATGTGGGTCTTTACGACTCCGGCAATTGCACAACATATTTATAAAGTAGCTCCCGGTGATACCTCTTCTGTGAAATTTGCAGATGCAGGAAACTGGGTGGGAATCCTTTTTGGAATTTACAATGGCGTGTCTGCCATCTACGCTTTATTATTACCCTCCATTGCCAAAATAACCAGCAAGAAGATCGCACATGCTTTCTCTTTAACGGCAGGAGGGATCGGTTTGCTGTCTATTTATTTCATCAGTAATCCACAATACCTGATCTTCTCTATGATTGGAATTGGCCTGGCCTGGGGAAGTATCCTGTCTATGCCTTATGCCATCTTATCGAGCTCAATCCCTGCACGTAAAATGGGCGTCTATATGGGGATTTTTAATTTCTTTATCACGATGCCACAAATCGTTAATGGTTTCTTCGGTGGAATGATCGTCGAAAAGTTCTACGATGGCAAAGCCATTTATGCCATTGTAATGGCTGGGGTATTTATGCTCCTCGGAGCCATCTCCGTCCTGTATATCCGAAATAAAAAAGAATTGTAA
- a CDS encoding glycoside hydrolase family 65 protein has translation MKNYIKADEWNIIEEGFDPHLNKISESLFSIGNGRMGQRANFEESYSGETLQGNYVAGVYYPDKTRVGWWKNGYPEYFAKVLNATNWIGIHIRIGDEILDLNTCKVTEFKRILNMKEGTLSRSFRAELKSGKIIAVEAIRFCSIADDEVGALHYRLSAINFDAAVQLTSFLDGDVKNQDSNYDEKFWDQVSQKQEENTDYLVLRTKKTAFEVCTVSRTTLLNNGASQELKQVSKEKYLGQTATSNLTQGGHIDLYKIVANLSSENYDKEQLLNEAKLRIDMASAKGFSQLWKEQAEAWAKKWEEGDIIIEGDVAAQQAIRFNIFQLNQTYTGKDARLNIGPKGFTGEKYGGSTYWDTEAYCIPFYLSVAPEEVAKNLLVYRYKHLDKAIENAAKLGFKDGAALYPMVTMNGEECHNEWEITFEEIHRNGAIAFAIFNYIRYTGEESYLAQYGLEVLIGIARFWKQRVNWSADKNKFVMLGVTGPNEYENNINNNWYTNKLAAWCLKYTIAAAAKVKEQAPEQYLKILQKTGLQEAQEFQDWTSVAEQMYYPFDEKTGVFLQQDGFLDKDQILVKDLPAAERPLNQKWSWDRILRSCFIKQADVLQGMYFFEEEYDLETLRKNFNFYESRTVHESSLSPCVHSILAAKLNDEEKAYEFYLRTARLDLDDYNNDTEDGLHITSMAGTWMSVVEGFAGMRVRNGQLVFQPFLPKNWNAFSFSIGFRGVQLKVSITADQISIRNNSDQELQIVVFNQAYPVPHGEKVISYKGALA, from the coding sequence ATGAAGAATTACATAAAAGCAGACGAGTGGAATATTATTGAGGAAGGTTTTGATCCTCATTTGAATAAGATATCAGAGAGTTTATTTAGTATTGGCAATGGCCGCATGGGGCAACGTGCCAATTTTGAAGAAAGCTATTCCGGAGAAACTTTGCAGGGGAACTATGTAGCCGGCGTATATTATCCGGACAAAACAAGAGTAGGCTGGTGGAAAAATGGCTATCCGGAGTATTTTGCGAAAGTCCTGAATGCCACCAACTGGATTGGAATTCATATTCGGATTGGAGACGAAATCTTAGACCTGAATACCTGTAAGGTAACCGAATTTAAACGGATCCTAAACATGAAAGAAGGAACATTGAGCCGGAGTTTCAGAGCAGAACTGAAAAGCGGAAAAATCATAGCCGTAGAAGCCATTCGTTTTTGCAGCATTGCCGATGATGAGGTTGGGGCTTTACATTACCGTCTTTCTGCCATCAATTTTGACGCAGCTGTTCAGCTGACTTCCTTCCTGGATGGAGATGTGAAAAATCAGGATTCCAATTACGATGAAAAGTTCTGGGACCAGGTGAGTCAAAAGCAAGAGGAAAATACCGATTATCTGGTATTGCGGACTAAAAAAACAGCCTTTGAAGTTTGTACGGTGAGCCGGACTACCCTATTGAACAACGGAGCATCGCAGGAATTAAAACAGGTCAGCAAAGAAAAATATCTGGGACAAACTGCAACCTCCAACCTGACACAAGGCGGGCACATCGACCTTTATAAAATTGTGGCGAACCTTTCTTCCGAGAATTATGATAAAGAACAATTGCTAAATGAAGCAAAACTGAGGATCGACATGGCATCGGCTAAAGGTTTCTCACAATTGTGGAAAGAACAAGCGGAAGCATGGGCAAAGAAATGGGAGGAAGGCGACATCATTATTGAAGGTGATGTTGCAGCTCAACAGGCCATCCGTTTTAATATTTTCCAGCTGAACCAAACCTATACCGGAAAAGATGCCCGTTTAAATATCGGACCTAAAGGCTTTACCGGCGAAAAATACGGAGGTTCTACGTATTGGGATACGGAAGCTTATTGTATTCCTTTTTACCTGTCTGTAGCTCCGGAAGAAGTGGCTAAAAACCTATTGGTTTACCGCTACAAGCACCTGGATAAAGCGATAGAAAATGCAGCTAAACTAGGATTTAAAGATGGGGCTGCCCTTTATCCAATGGTGACTATGAATGGCGAAGAATGCCATAATGAATGGGAAATCACCTTTGAAGAAATTCATAGAAACGGAGCCATCGCTTTTGCCATTTTTAACTATATCAGATATACCGGTGAGGAGAGTTACCTGGCACAATATGGACTGGAAGTCCTGATCGGCATTGCCCGTTTCTGGAAACAAAGGGTGAACTGGAGTGCAGATAAGAACAAATTTGTGATGCTCGGTGTAACCGGCCCAAATGAGTATGAGAACAACATTAACAACAACTGGTATACCAACAAATTGGCGGCCTGGTGTTTAAAATATACGATTGCCGCTGCGGCGAAAGTAAAAGAACAGGCCCCGGAGCAATACCTGAAGATCCTCCAAAAAACTGGTCTTCAGGAAGCACAGGAGTTTCAGGACTGGACTTCAGTAGCCGAACAAATGTATTATCCTTTTGATGAGAAAACTGGAGTTTTCCTACAGCAGGATGGCTTCCTGGACAAGGACCAAATTTTAGTTAAAGACTTGCCGGCGGCAGAGCGCCCGCTAAACCAGAAGTGGAGCTGGGATAGGATCTTACGTTCCTGCTTTATCAAACAAGCGGATGTATTACAGGGTATGTACTTCTTTGAAGAGGAATATGACCTGGAAACGCTTCGTAAGAATTTCAATTTCTATGAAAGCAGAACGGTGCATGAGAGTTCATTATCACCTTGTGTACACAGCATTTTAGCCGCAAAGCTGAATGATGAAGAGAAAGCTTATGAATTTTACCTGCGTACTGCCCGCCTGGATCTCGACGATTATAATAACGATACAGAAGATGGATTACACATTACTTCTATGGCTGGTACCTGGATGAGCGTGGTAGAAGGTTTTGCTGGAATGCGCGTGCGTAACGGACAATTGGTATTTCAACCGTTTTTACCTAAAAACTGGAATGCCTTTTCTTTCAGCATTGGCTTTAGAGGAGTGCAGTTAAAAGTGAGCATAACCGCAGATCAGATCAGCATCCGGAACAATTCAGATCAGGAATTACAGATTGTGGTCTTTAATCAGGCTTATCCTGTCCCTCATGGAGAAAAAGTGATTTCCTATAAAGGAGCCCTGGCATGA
- a CDS encoding carboxypeptidase, translated as MRTKVLTLALACVCCFSISYAQKAPSAKAETAAKTEPVSPSRTIVPESSVVTQHQATINGQRIAYKATAGTLPVWDEEGKAIAGLFYTYYERSDVQNRDSRPLVISFNGGPGSASVWMHIAYTGPVVLKIDDEGYPVQPYGYKENPNSILDVADIIYIDPVNTGYSRPTNKDVPGAKFFGVNADIKYLAEWINTFVTRSNRWASPKFLIGESYGTTRVSGLALELQNSQWMYLNGVILVSPTELGIERSGPVEAALRWPYYAATAWYHKALPADLQSKKLEAFLPEVEEFTINELLPAMARGNFLTEQKKKEIAAKMARYSGISEKVILQYNLDVSTNFFWKELLRDKGFTVGRLDSRYKGIDKSDGGERPDYNAELTSWLHSFTPAINMYLRNELNYKTDLKYNMFGSVRPWDNSNDRTGENLRQAMAQNPYLNVMVQSGYFDGACDYFNAKYSMWQLDPGGRLKDRLSFEGYESGHMMYLRKEDLSKGNRHIREFILKSLPKPGVPAKF; from the coding sequence ATGAGAACAAAAGTATTGACCCTTGCATTGGCTTGTGTATGCTGTTTTAGCATATCATATGCACAAAAAGCGCCTTCAGCTAAAGCTGAAACAGCTGCAAAGACCGAACCGGTAAGCCCTTCGAGAACCATCGTTCCTGAAAGTTCAGTCGTTACCCAACATCAGGCCACCATCAACGGACAGCGCATTGCCTATAAAGCAACTGCCGGAACCCTTCCGGTATGGGATGAAGAGGGAAAAGCAATTGCAGGTCTGTTTTACACTTATTATGAACGTTCCGATGTTCAAAACCGGGACAGCAGGCCATTGGTGATCTCCTTTAACGGAGGCCCGGGTTCTGCTTCCGTATGGATGCACATCGCTTATACCGGACCAGTAGTCTTAAAAATAGACGATGAAGGATATCCGGTACAACCTTATGGGTATAAAGAAAATCCGAATTCCATCCTTGATGTTGCAGATATCATTTATATCGACCCGGTTAATACAGGTTACTCGCGACCAACAAATAAAGATGTTCCGGGCGCTAAGTTTTTTGGCGTCAATGCCGATATCAAATACCTCGCAGAATGGATCAATACTTTTGTGACCAGGAGCAACCGATGGGCATCTCCTAAATTCCTGATCGGGGAGAGCTATGGAACTACCCGCGTTTCGGGACTGGCCCTGGAGCTTCAGAATTCGCAATGGATGTATTTAAACGGCGTGATTCTGGTCTCTCCTACAGAACTGGGAATCGAACGCAGCGGACCTGTAGAAGCAGCTTTACGCTGGCCGTATTATGCGGCTACGGCCTGGTACCACAAGGCCCTTCCTGCAGATTTACAGTCGAAAAAACTGGAAGCATTTTTACCGGAAGTGGAAGAATTTACCATCAATGAGCTGTTGCCGGCAATGGCGAGGGGTAATTTCCTGACGGAACAAAAAAAGAAAGAAATTGCGGCAAAGATGGCGCGCTATTCTGGAATTTCGGAAAAGGTGATCTTACAGTATAACCTCGATGTTTCTACGAACTTTTTCTGGAAAGAGCTGCTGCGGGATAAAGGTTTTACCGTTGGCAGATTAGATTCCAGGTATAAAGGGATCGATAAAAGTGATGGGGGAGAACGCCCTGATTACAATGCCGAACTGACTTCCTGGTTGCACTCTTTCACCCCTGCCATCAATATGTACCTTAGAAATGAGCTGAATTATAAAACTGACCTGAAGTACAATATGTTCGGTTCGGTAAGGCCATGGGACAATAGTAATGACAGGACCGGAGAGAACCTACGACAGGCAATGGCACAAAATCCATATCTGAATGTCATGGTGCAGTCGGGATATTTTGATGGCGCATGCGATTATTTTAACGCAAAATATAGCATGTGGCAATTAGATCCGGGAGGCAGATTAAAAGACAGATTAAGCTTTGAGGGCTATGAAAGCGGTCATATGATGTATTTAAGGAAGGAAGATCTCTCTAAAGGAAACCGTCATATCCGTGAATTTATATTAAAATCTTTACCTAAACCCGGGGTGCCTGCGAAGTTTTAA
- a CDS encoding alpha-amylase family glycosyl hydrolase, with protein MRKIYSLLLIFMVFAAACRKSDPIIKEPGTEPPIVVPQTGLLTTSTDFPTAEETFTLTFDAAKGNAALQNTSADVYIYTGVITNKSTGAADWKYVKSASFSSPDPAARMTPIGNGKFQISLSPRSFYGVPLGEKILQLVMLFRTADGKIVGRNKDQSDLYLPIYEANQLGIRFKLPEFEPTFNPVPVISIQMIGEELSISAAASKAATLNLSLDGVGFASATNAKEINGKVKVNAAGRHELKLSGTDGTTTIERSFTFLLNGTVETAELPAGAKEGVVFINGGKSAILTLYAPFKQYVYAIGDFNDWQSGLPYFMKRTPDGNKWWVQIDNLQPGKEYAYQYLVDGKLRIADPYTEKVIDPQYDGAIPFLSYPSIMPYPMGKTSGILSVMQSSQTAYSWKYKNFKRPEKNDLVIYELHLRDFLKNANYNTLRDTLDYLAKLHVNAIELMPVNEFEGNSSWGYNPSFYFAPDKYYGTKVALQQFIDECHGRGIAVIMDMVLNHSFGQSPMVQLYFDEASGKPATNSPWFNATPTHPFNVGYDFNHESPATKSFVRNVLKFWMDTYQIDGFRFDLSKGFTQKNSGTTDAGVSAWSAYDPDRVAIWKDYNSFIKTNNPDNFYVILEHFAADAEEKELSEQGMMFWNNVNTSFNQATMGYQENSDFSRAFSGTHGFSRSENLVSYMESHDEERLMFKNLAYGNASGSYSVKNLATALKRQEMAAAFFFSVPGPKMLWQFGELGYEVSIEQNGRTGEKPIHWDYLGQAARFSLKTTYANLINYKTNNSIFKTGIPTYNLSGPAKYLKLTNTDNTVVVLGNFDVKEQILSVDFGQSGQWLEWPGGNTMSLSGNTYTKTLSPGEYHIYSRKPLYLR; from the coding sequence ATGAGAAAAATATACAGCCTCTTATTGATTTTTATGGTATTCGCTGCAGCATGCAGGAAGTCGGATCCAATAATTAAAGAACCTGGAACAGAGCCACCGATAGTCGTTCCACAGACCGGCTTACTGACCACTTCCACCGATTTCCCGACGGCGGAAGAAACTTTTACCCTTACTTTTGACGCCGCCAAAGGAAATGCTGCTTTACAAAATACTTCTGCGGATGTCTACATTTATACCGGAGTCATCACCAACAAAAGTACTGGAGCTGCCGACTGGAAGTATGTTAAAAGTGCTTCTTTCAGCAGCCCGGATCCCGCGGCCAGGATGACTCCCATTGGAAACGGAAAATTTCAGATCAGTTTAAGTCCCCGTAGTTTTTATGGTGTTCCGTTGGGAGAGAAGATCCTCCAGCTGGTGATGTTGTTCCGTACCGCTGATGGAAAGATTGTTGGGCGAAACAAAGATCAAAGTGATTTATACCTGCCGATTTATGAGGCCAATCAACTTGGCATAAGATTTAAACTCCCTGAATTTGAACCTACTTTCAATCCCGTGCCGGTGATCAGTATTCAAATGATCGGAGAGGAACTGAGCATTAGTGCCGCAGCCTCTAAAGCGGCTACATTGAACCTTTCTCTGGATGGCGTTGGTTTTGCATCGGCAACAAATGCAAAAGAGATCAATGGGAAGGTCAAAGTGAACGCTGCGGGAAGACATGAGCTGAAACTAAGCGGAACCGACGGTACGACCACCATAGAACGGTCTTTTACTTTCCTTTTAAACGGAACTGTGGAGACGGCTGAATTGCCGGCAGGGGCAAAAGAAGGAGTCGTCTTTATCAATGGTGGAAAATCAGCAATTCTTACGCTATATGCCCCTTTCAAACAATATGTTTATGCCATTGGCGATTTTAACGACTGGCAGTCTGGTCTTCCTTATTTCATGAAAAGGACACCTGATGGTAACAAATGGTGGGTTCAGATTGATAATTTACAACCTGGTAAGGAATATGCGTATCAATATTTAGTAGATGGCAAATTAAGAATTGCCGATCCTTATACAGAAAAGGTGATCGATCCCCAGTATGACGGGGCAATCCCATTTTTGAGTTATCCTTCCATCATGCCTTATCCAATGGGAAAGACTTCGGGCATCCTGAGCGTAATGCAGAGCAGTCAAACTGCTTATTCCTGGAAGTACAAAAACTTTAAAAGACCGGAAAAGAACGATTTGGTGATCTACGAACTCCACCTTCGCGATTTTCTTAAAAATGCAAATTACAATACCCTGAGGGATACACTGGACTACCTTGCTAAGCTTCATGTGAATGCCATTGAACTGATGCCGGTCAATGAATTTGAAGGGAATTCCAGTTGGGGATATAACCCTTCCTTCTATTTTGCTCCTGATAAATATTATGGAACAAAGGTCGCATTACAACAATTCATAGACGAGTGCCATGGCCGCGGGATTGCGGTGATCATGGATATGGTGCTGAACCATTCCTTTGGGCAGTCGCCGATGGTACAATTGTATTTTGATGAAGCCTCAGGGAAACCGGCCACAAATAGTCCCTGGTTTAATGCAACGCCCACCCATCCTTTTAATGTCGGGTACGACTTTAACCATGAAAGCCCGGCAACGAAAAGCTTTGTCAGGAATGTGCTGAAGTTCTGGATGGATACCTATCAGATAGACGGCTTTAGATTTGACCTTTCCAAGGGTTTCACTCAAAAGAACTCCGGAACTACTGATGCAGGTGTTTCTGCATGGAGCGCTTATGATCCAGATAGGGTAGCGATCTGGAAAGACTATAATTCATTTATCAAAACCAATAACCCGGATAACTTCTACGTCATTCTGGAACATTTTGCTGCAGATGCAGAAGAAAAAGAACTTTCTGAGCAAGGGATGATGTTCTGGAACAATGTCAATACAAGTTTTAACCAGGCAACGATGGGTTATCAGGAAAACTCTGATTTCTCCCGCGCTTTCTCCGGAACGCATGGTTTTAGCAGATCGGAAAATCTGGTCAGCTATATGGAGAGCCATGATGAAGAACGGCTCATGTTTAAAAACCTGGCTTATGGCAATGCTTCGGGAAGTTATAGTGTGAAAAACCTGGCTACCGCATTGAAGCGTCAGGAGATGGCAGCAGCATTTTTCTTTTCTGTTCCGGGGCCGAAGATGTTGTGGCAGTTTGGGGAATTGGGCTATGAGGTCTCAATAGAACAAAACGGAAGAACAGGAGAAAAACCAATCCACTGGGACTATCTCGGACAGGCGGCACGTTTCTCATTGAAGACAACCTATGCCAATCTGATCAATTATAAAACGAACAATTCCATTTTCAAAACGGGTATTCCAACATATAATCTTAGCGGGCCTGCTAAATACCTGAAGTTAACGAATACGGACAATACGGTGGTGGTGCTTGGTAATTTTGATGTAAAGGAACAAATACTTAGCGTTGACTTCGGGCAATCCGGACAATGGCTGGAATGGCCGGGAGGAAACACGATGAGCCTCAGCGGAAATACCTATACCAAAACACTGAGCCCCGGTGAATACCATATCTATAGCAGGAAGCCCTTGTATCTCAGATAA
- a CDS encoding alpha-amylase family glycosyl hydrolase — protein sequence MSKSFRNITLIVLMYIGSSDMSMAQSKPIIYQLLPRLFGNQQSKNIAYGTIEQNGTGKFNDISFKALDGLKELSVTHVWYTGVVAHASLTDYSAFGIKPDDADVVKGRAGSPYAIRDYYDVDPDLAVDVKNRMAEFEALISRTHQKELKVLIDFVPNHVARHYHSLAKPAGVEDFGFRDDVNKSFSPANDYYYVPGKPFVVPANEGQPNALTALKDGQFEENPAKATGNNVFSQSPSNGDWYETVKLNYGVDYGNGEKKYFEPIPPVWTKMRDILVYWAGKGVDGFRCDMAEMVPVAFWVWVIPEVKKQYPNLIFIGEAYNPAVYKEYLYTGHFDYLYDKVGLYDGLKKLIRNEPGASVKDISKVWQVESAGFGDKMLRFLENHDEERIASAGFAGNAAYAIPAMVVSATLSAGPVMLYFGQEVGEPGKGVEGFGGEDNRTTIFDYWGVPEHQKWMNKGAFDGGLLNPEQQKLRAFYQQLMKVSGTAEAVLKGDILEVPLQTERAYAFIRYSGNQRLLVVANFDRNQSVIQELNVPENLLKGRNITQAVDLLTGTVNAHTNLSISLKVLPGTAQIIEF from the coding sequence ATGAGCAAAAGTTTCAGAAATATTACTTTGATCGTATTGATGTATATAGGATCTTCCGATATGAGCATGGCACAAAGCAAACCCATCATTTATCAGTTGCTGCCCCGTTTATTCGGCAATCAGCAAAGCAAGAACATCGCCTACGGGACCATCGAACAGAATGGAACAGGCAAGTTTAACGACATCAGTTTTAAAGCTTTGGATGGACTGAAAGAATTGAGCGTTACTCACGTTTGGTATACCGGGGTCGTTGCCCATGCAAGTCTGACGGATTACAGTGCTTTTGGCATTAAACCTGATGATGCAGATGTGGTGAAAGGACGGGCCGGCTCGCCTTATGCCATCAGAGATTATTATGATGTAGATCCTGATCTGGCGGTAGATGTTAAAAACCGAATGGCAGAGTTTGAAGCCCTGATCTCCCGTACACATCAAAAGGAGCTTAAAGTTCTCATTGATTTTGTGCCCAATCATGTGGCCCGTCATTACCATTCCCTGGCGAAACCCGCGGGAGTAGAAGACTTCGGCTTTCGTGATGATGTAAATAAAAGCTTCAGTCCTGCAAATGATTATTATTATGTTCCCGGAAAACCCTTTGTCGTTCCGGCAAATGAAGGTCAGCCAAACGCCTTAACGGCGTTGAAAGATGGTCAGTTTGAGGAGAACCCAGCTAAAGCAACGGGAAACAATGTGTTTTCTCAAAGCCCTTCAAATGGCGATTGGTATGAAACAGTAAAACTGAACTATGGTGTCGATTATGGGAATGGAGAAAAGAAATATTTTGAGCCCATTCCTCCAGTATGGACAAAGATGCGTGATATCCTGGTTTACTGGGCCGGAAAAGGCGTAGATGGATTTCGTTGTGATATGGCCGAAATGGTTCCCGTAGCCTTTTGGGTATGGGTAATTCCAGAGGTTAAAAAACAATACCCTAACCTGATCTTTATAGGAGAAGCTTACAACCCGGCAGTGTATAAAGAATACCTGTACACGGGTCATTTTGATTACTTATATGATAAAGTCGGATTATATGACGGCTTAAAAAAATTAATCAGGAATGAGCCCGGAGCAAGTGTTAAAGACATTAGTAAGGTGTGGCAGGTAGAAAGCGCCGGCTTTGGCGACAAGATGCTTCGCTTTCTGGAAAACCATGATGAAGAAAGAATTGCTTCTGCAGGTTTCGCGGGAAATGCAGCTTATGCCATTCCGGCGATGGTGGTTTCGGCGACGTTATCTGCCGGTCCGGTGATGCTTTATTTCGGACAGGAAGTTGGAGAACCCGGCAAAGGAGTTGAAGGTTTTGGTGGCGAGGATAACAGAACGACCATCTTTGATTACTGGGGTGTTCCAGAACATCAGAAATGGATGAACAAAGGGGCTTTTGACGGTGGACTTCTAAATCCGGAACAACAAAAACTAAGGGCTTTCTATCAGCAACTGATGAAAGTTTCAGGTACTGCGGAAGCCGTGCTGAAAGGCGATATCCTGGAGGTTCCACTGCAAACAGAAAGGGCCTATGCGTTTATCCGTTATTCCGGCAATCAACGCCTGCTGGTTGTCGCCAATTTTGACCGGAATCAATCGGTCATCCAGGAGCTCAATGTTCCCGAAAACCTGCTGAAGGGACGTAACATTACTCAGGCCGTTGATTTATTAACAGGAACGGTGAATGCCCATACCAATCTATCTATATCTTTAAAGGTCTTGCCGGGAACGGCACAAATCATAGAATTTTAA
- a CDS encoding acetyl-CoA carboxylase carboxyltransferase subunit alpha, with amino-acid sequence MEQIKTSFDFEKPLAELAQQIEKVKQVADKTKVDMSATLTELEAKLADTQQTLYSHLNGWQKVQMSRHPERPQTLDYISMICDDFIEMHGDRTVKDDKAIIGGFASIAGQTVMVIGHQKGKNTKERQYRNFGMANPEGYRKALRLMRLAEKFNKPVISFIDTMGAYPGLEAEERGQGEAIARNLLEMSVLKVPILCFVVGEGASGGALGIGIGDRVYMLEHTWYSVISPESCSSILWRSWDYKERAAECLKLTSDDMYKNQLIDGIIKEPLGGAHQNPEAMGETVKEQILKDLAVLKKLKTDVMITQRIDKFCAMGVVNE; translated from the coding sequence ATGGAACAGATAAAAACATCATTTGATTTCGAAAAACCTTTAGCTGAATTGGCGCAGCAAATTGAAAAGGTTAAACAGGTTGCCGATAAAACCAAAGTAGATATGTCTGCGACATTAACTGAACTGGAAGCTAAGTTGGCTGATACTCAGCAAACGCTTTACAGCCACCTTAACGGATGGCAGAAAGTTCAGATGTCACGTCATCCTGAAAGGCCTCAAACCCTGGATTACATCAGCATGATCTGCGATGATTTCATAGAAATGCATGGCGACAGGACTGTAAAGGACGACAAAGCTATTATTGGCGGTTTTGCAAGTATTGCTGGCCAGACGGTAATGGTGATCGGACACCAGAAAGGTAAAAACACGAAAGAGCGTCAGTACCGCAATTTCGGAATGGCTAATCCTGAAGGATATAGAAAAGCATTGCGCTTAATGCGTCTTGCAGAGAAATTCAATAAACCAGTTATTTCTTTTATTGATACGATGGGTGCTTATCCCGGGCTGGAAGCGGAAGAACGCGGACAGGGAGAAGCAATTGCACGTAACCTGTTAGAAATGTCTGTGCTGAAAGTACCGATCCTATGTTTTGTAGTAGGTGAAGGCGCTTCCGGCGGTGCATTGGGAATCGGAATCGGCGACCGTGTCTATATGTTGGAGCATACCTGGTACTCTGTAATTTCTCCGGAATCCTGCTCTTCTATTTTATGGCGCAGCTGGGATTATAAAGAAAGAGCCGCAGAGTGTCTGAAACTGACTTCCGATGATATGTACAAAAATCAATTGATTGATGGCATCATTAAAGAGCCACTGGGAGGTGCACACCAGAATCCGGAGGCAATGGGGGAAACAGTAAAAGAACAGATCTTAAAAGACCTGGCAGTACTTAAAAAATTAAAAACGGATGTCATGATCACCCAAAGAATTGATAAATTCTGCGCAATGGGCGTGGTAAACGAATAA